In the Mycolicibacter sp. MU0102 genome, one interval contains:
- a CDS encoding sulfate transporter, with translation MTRAPGQLTVSASDVGGVCLLTAVGTLDSSNYLQLRDSVIKAALTEPPAVLVDVGELHVPALSAWAVFTSARWHVRVWPDIPILLVCDRLETMARLAETGVTRYVPAHPDLETALGSVPRSNRTRCRASTELPRRLSSLRRARDFVAEWLASWSQDQLIPTTKVIVDVLVENVLRHTESSPTVLLESAGSTVTIAVQDAEAAPAVLHEATDGFPARASGLAVVCALSRAWGSIPTPRGKTVWAAIRAESRP, from the coding sequence ATGACTAGGGCGCCAGGTCAACTCACTGTGTCGGCAAGTGACGTGGGCGGGGTGTGCCTGCTGACCGCTGTCGGAACCCTGGACAGCAGCAACTACCTCCAACTGCGCGACAGCGTGATCAAGGCAGCGCTCACCGAACCGCCCGCGGTGCTGGTTGACGTCGGCGAACTGCACGTCCCGGCGCTCTCAGCGTGGGCCGTGTTCACCAGCGCCCGTTGGCATGTGAGGGTCTGGCCCGATATCCCAATCCTGTTGGTCTGCGACCGCCTCGAAACAATGGCGCGGCTCGCCGAAACCGGCGTGACGCGCTACGTCCCGGCACACCCGGACCTTGAGACTGCGTTGGGCTCGGTGCCACGCTCCAACCGCACCCGCTGCAGGGCCAGCACAGAATTGCCACGCCGCTTGAGCAGCCTGCGCCGCGCCCGTGACTTCGTCGCGGAATGGCTGGCTAGCTGGTCGCAGGATCAGTTGATACCAACGACCAAGGTGATCGTGGACGTGCTGGTGGAGAATGTATTGCGCCACACAGAAAGCTCACCGACGGTGCTGCTGGAAAGCGCCGGCTCCACGGTCACCATCGCGGTCCAAGACGCAGAGGCCGCCCCGGCGGTGCTCCACGAAGCGACTGACGGCTTCCCGGCCCGGGCCTCGGGCCTAGCGGTTGTCTGCGCGCTGAGTCGCGCATGGGGCAGTATCCCCACCCCTCGCGGCAAGACCGTCTGGGCGGCGATCAGGGCGGAAAGCCGACCTTAA